Proteins from a single region of Pseudomonas phenolilytica:
- a CDS encoding YoaK family protein — MPFEYARNLTGRRRTRHGNRQLGLWLAFNAGAANAGGFLAVQQYTSHMTGIVSSMADNLVLGATDLALGGLGALLSFLFGAMCSTIMINISRRRHMHSQYALPLALEAVLLLCFGVLGAQMMAVPGLFVPLTVMLLCFIMGLQNAMVTKLSNSEVRTTHVTGTVTDIGIELGKLIYVNRLQRPGEKPVRANRERLLINSLLVCCFFIGGVSGAFGFKYFGFLATVPLAGALLFFALVPMWDDLRLSWTLWRRKR, encoded by the coding sequence CTGGCATTCAATGCCGGGGCGGCGAATGCCGGCGGCTTCCTCGCGGTGCAGCAATACACCTCGCACATGACCGGCATCGTCTCCTCGATGGCCGACAACCTGGTGCTGGGCGCCACCGACCTCGCCCTCGGCGGGCTCGGCGCGCTGCTGTCGTTCCTCTTCGGGGCGATGTGCTCGACCATCATGATCAACATCTCGCGGCGCCGGCACATGCACAGCCAGTACGCGCTGCCGCTGGCGCTTGAGGCCGTGCTGTTGCTGTGCTTCGGCGTGCTGGGCGCGCAGATGATGGCGGTGCCCGGGCTATTCGTGCCGCTCACGGTGATGCTGCTGTGCTTCATCATGGGACTGCAGAACGCCATGGTGACCAAGCTCTCGAACTCCGAGGTGCGCACCACGCACGTCACCGGAACGGTGACCGATATCGGCATCGAGCTGGGCAAGCTGATCTACGTCAACCGCCTGCAACGGCCGGGGGAGAAACCGGTGCGCGCCAATCGCGAGCGCCTGCTGATCAACAGCCTGCTGGTCTGCTGCTTCTTCATCGGGGGCGTGAGTGGTGCCTTCGGCTTCAAGTATTTCGGCTTTCTCGCCACCGTACCGCTGGCCGGCGCGCTGCTGTTCTTCGCACTGGTGCCGATGTGGGACGACCTGCGCCTGAGCTGGACGCTCTGGCGGCGCAAACGCTGA
- a CDS encoding MIP/aquaporin family protein, producing MSTPTVPTLKGQCIAEFLGTALLIFFGTGCVAALKLGGANLGLWEISIIWGIGVSMAVYLAAGVSGAHLNPAVTIALWLFGTFERQRVPAYILAQVAGAFCAAALVYGLYSSLFIDFEQANHMVRGSLESLQLASVFSTYPHASLSFGQAFLVEVVITAILLAMIMAITDDGNGLPSGPLAPLLIGLLIAVIGGAMGPLTGFAMNPARDFGPKLMTFFAGWGDVAFTGGRDIPYFLVPIFAPILGACLGAAGYKALICRHLPGVGSAACDAPKPKEKATAEMGSAQPDISKVR from the coding sequence ATGAGTACTCCAACCGTCCCGACCCTCAAGGGACAATGCATCGCCGAGTTTCTCGGCACCGCCCTTCTGATCTTCTTCGGCACCGGCTGCGTCGCCGCGCTCAAGCTGGGCGGCGCCAATCTCGGGTTATGGGAAATCAGCATCATCTGGGGCATCGGCGTGTCGATGGCGGTGTATCTGGCCGCCGGCGTATCCGGTGCGCACCTGAACCCGGCCGTCACCATCGCGCTGTGGCTGTTCGGCACCTTCGAGCGACAACGCGTACCGGCGTACATCCTTGCCCAGGTCGCCGGCGCCTTCTGTGCCGCCGCGCTGGTGTACGGGCTGTACAGCAGCCTGTTCATCGATTTCGAGCAGGCGAACCACATGGTTCGCGGCAGCCTCGAAAGCCTGCAGCTGGCCTCGGTGTTCTCCACCTATCCGCACGCGTCGCTGTCGTTCGGCCAGGCGTTCCTGGTGGAGGTGGTGATCACCGCGATCCTGCTGGCGATGATCATGGCCATCACCGATGACGGCAACGGCCTGCCCAGCGGCCCGCTGGCGCCGTTGCTGATCGGACTACTGATCGCCGTGATCGGCGGTGCGATGGGACCGCTGACCGGCTTCGCGATGAACCCGGCACGCGACTTCGGACCCAAACTGATGACCTTCTTCGCCGGCTGGGGCGATGTGGCCTTCACCGGCGGGCGGGACATTCCGTATTTCCTGGTGCCTATCTTCGCGCCGATCCTCGGCGCCTGCCTGGGCGCCGCGGGTTACAAGGCACTGATCTGCCGGCACTTGCCGGGGGTAGGCTCGGCCGCCTGCGATGCACCGAAACCCAAGGAAAAGGCCACTGCCGAAATGGGCTCCGCGCAGCCCGATATCAGCAAAGTTCGCTAA
- the glpK gene encoding glycerol kinase GlpK, which produces MSNQNKQFIVALDQGTTSSRAIVLDRNANVVTIAQREFAQIYPQPSWVEHDPMEIWATQSGVFVEALAQAGITNEQVAAIGITNQRETAIVWDKVTGRPIYNAIVWQSRQSTPICDQLKRDGMNDHIRKTTGLVIDPYFSGTKIKWILDHVEGSRERARRGELLFGTVDCWLIWKMTQGKAHVTDYTNASRTMLYDIHKLDWDPVMLEALDIPREMLPEVRSSSEVYGHAYIGSGQSTGIPIAGIAGDQQAALFGQMCVEPGQAKNTYGTGCFLLMNTGTKAVQSEHGLLTTIACGPRGEVNYALEGAIFNGGSTVQWLRDELKVLNESLDSEYFATKVPDSNGIYLVPAFTGLGAPYWDPRARGALFGLTRGVKVDHLIRAALESIAYQTRDVLDAMQQDAGERLRALRVDGGAVANNFLMQFQADLLGTQVERPQMKETTALGAAYLAGLATGFWSDLDELRSKSSIERVFEPACGSEQREALYRGWQKAVDRTRNWAED; this is translated from the coding sequence ATGAGCAATCAGAACAAGCAATTCATCGTCGCCCTCGACCAGGGCACCACCAGCTCGCGCGCCATCGTGCTGGACCGCAACGCCAACGTGGTGACCATCGCCCAGCGCGAGTTCGCGCAGATCTACCCGCAGCCGAGCTGGGTCGAGCACGACCCCATGGAAATCTGGGCGACCCAGAGCGGCGTGTTCGTCGAAGCCCTGGCCCAGGCCGGCATCACCAACGAGCAGGTGGCGGCGATCGGCATCACCAACCAGCGTGAAACGGCCATCGTCTGGGACAAGGTCACCGGCCGGCCGATCTACAACGCCATCGTCTGGCAGAGCCGCCAGAGCACGCCGATCTGCGACCAACTCAAGCGCGACGGCATGAACGATCACATCCGCAAGACCACCGGTCTGGTGATCGACCCCTATTTCTCCGGCACCAAGATCAAGTGGATTCTCGATCACGTCGAAGGCAGCCGCGAGCGCGCCCGCCGTGGCGAGCTGCTGTTCGGCACCGTCGACTGCTGGCTGATCTGGAAGATGACCCAGGGCAAGGCCCACGTCACCGACTACACCAACGCCTCGCGCACCATGCTCTACGACATTCACAAGCTGGACTGGGACCCGGTGATGCTCGAGGCGCTGGATATCCCACGCGAGATGCTGCCGGAAGTGCGCTCCTCGTCGGAGGTGTACGGCCACGCCTATATCGGTTCCGGCCAGAGCACCGGCATTCCCATCGCGGGCATCGCCGGCGACCAGCAGGCGGCGCTGTTTGGCCAGATGTGCGTCGAGCCGGGGCAGGCGAAGAACACCTACGGCACCGGCTGCTTCCTGCTGATGAATACCGGGACCAAGGCAGTGCAATCCGAGCATGGTCTGCTGACCACCATCGCCTGCGGCCCGCGCGGCGAAGTGAATTACGCGCTGGAAGGCGCCATCTTCAACGGCGGCTCGACCGTGCAGTGGCTGCGTGACGAGCTGAAGGTGCTCAACGAATCACTGGACTCGGAGTACTTCGCCACCAAGGTGCCGGACAGCAACGGCATCTATCTGGTGCCGGCCTTCACCGGTCTCGGCGCGCCCTACTGGGACCCGCGCGCCCGTGGCGCGCTGTTCGGCCTGACCCGCGGGGTCAAGGTCGATCATCTGATCCGCGCCGCGCTGGAGTCCATCGCCTACCAGACCCGCGACGTGCTCGACGCCATGCAGCAGGACGCCGGCGAGCGTCTGCGCGCCCTGCGCGTGGACGGCGGCGCGGTGGCCAACAACTTCCTCATGCAGTTCCAGGCCGACTTGCTCGGCACGCAGGTGGAACGCCCGCAGATGAAGGAAACCACCGCCCTCGGCGCGGCCTACCTGGCCGGGCTGGCGACCGGTTTCTGGAGCGACCTCGACGAGCTGCGCAGCAAGAGCAGCATCGAGCGGGTGTTCGAACCGGCGTGCGGAAGCGAACAGCGCGAAGCGCTCTATCGGGGCTGGCAGAAGGCGGTCGACCGCACGCGCAACTGGGCCGAGGACTGA